ttcagaattttccacagtttcttgtgatccacacagtcaaaggctttggcatagtcaataaagcagaaatagatgtttttctggcactctcttgctttttccatgatccagcagatgttggcaatttgatctctgtttcctctgccttttctaaatccagcttgaacacctggaagttcacagttcacatattgtgcctggcttggagaactttgaggattactttactaacatgtgagatgagtgcaactgtgcggtagtttgagcattctttggcattgcctttcttagggattggaatgaaaactgcccttttccagtcctgtggtcactgctgagttttccaaatttgctggcatattgaatgcagcactttcacagcatcatctcttaggatttgaaatagctcagctggaattccatcacttccactagctttgttcatagtgatgcttcccaaggcccacttgacttcacattccatgatgtctggctctaggtgagtgatcacaccatcatgattatctgggtcgtgaagatcttttctgtaccgttctgtgcattcttgccacctcttaatatcttctgcttctgttaggtccataccatttctgtcctttattgagcccatctttgcatgaaatgttctcttggtatctctaattttcttgacgagatctctagtcttccccattctgttgttttcctctatttctttgcactgatcactgaggaagggtttcttatctctccttgctattctttggaactctgcattcagatgggtatatctttccttttctcctttgctatttgcttctcttcttttcacagctatttgtaaggcctcctcagacagccatattgcttttttacatttgttttccatggggatggtcttgttccctgtctcctgtacagtgtcacgaatctttgtccatagttcatgaggcactctgtctatcagatctagtcccttaaatctatttctcacttccattgtataattgttatgcatttgacttaggtcatacctgaatggtctagtggttttccctactttcttcaatttcagtctgaatttggcaataaggagttcatgatctgagccacagtcagctcccagtcttgtttttgtgactgtatagagcctctccatctttggctgcagagaactAGCCATGACTTATAGCTGTCTTCCTCTATAATAAACTTATTATTTTCAAGAATTCTCAAGTCCCCATCAACACACTAAGAATTGAAAGACTGACACATAACACTTACCAAGGACCTACTCATCCACATTATACCAACCACAAAAATGCACGAGAAGGACACTATGTATTAATAAAAGGCTGAATTCATCAAGATGATAtaaggattaaaaatatatatgcaccacacaactgagacccaaaaatatatgaagcaaatgtTGGCAGAATTGAAGTGAGAACCAGACAGTTCTGTGATAACAGTTGAGGCTTTGGAAACCCCATGTTCAATAATGGATAAAACATCTAGGGagatcaataaggaaacagaggactcgaaaaacactgcaaatcaactagtcaaaacaaacacacagaacaCACCACCCATCAACAGCACATTCGATGCTCTCCAGGACAAGCCATATATAGGACAAAAAACAAGcctcagtgaattaaaaaaaaaaaactgaaatcatacaaagggtcttttccaatcacaatggaatgaaattaaacatcaataacagaaagaaactagaaaattcaCAATATGTCGAAATTAAAcaacagattatttttttaaatggggtcAAAGACAAAAgtcaggaaattagaaaatactgataatgaattaaaatgaaaacacaatgtatCAAACCTATGGTATGCAGTGAAGGCTAGGCAGAGGGGAATTTAAGCCTCTAAatgcctactttaaaaaaaaaagaagaatagggacttccctggtggtccagtggttgaaaatctgccttccaatacagggtaTGTGGGTTCGATTcatggtcaggaaactaagagagccgcagctactgagcctgcacacctcaACTAGAAAGAAACCCGTACGCTGCAaagaagaccccacgtgccacaactaagacccagtgcagccaaatattaaataaatattaaaaagaatgaccaCAAATCCATAAACTAATGTTATACCTTGAAGAACTAGAAAAGAGCAAACTAAATctaaagatggaaagaaatactGAAATTAGAGTGAAAATAAATGGCATAACAGACAGAAAAACAGCAGAGAATTAACAAAACCAAGTTTGACTCCTTGGAAAGATATACAGATAGACtagcaaagaaaaaacagagaaggtACAGTAACTAAATTCAGAATTGAAAGTACGGATATTACCATGAacctcagagaaataaaaagcattataaAAGAATACCGAGGACAATTTTGTATGCCAACAACTTATAACCTAGATGAAATagaaatttttcaataaatatacaaatgaacagaactgacaaaaaaagaaacagaaaatctcaaCAGACCTATaacaaaatattgaattattaATTAATACTCTCACAGGgaaaaaagcccaggaccagatggcttcactggtaaattctaccagCATATAATAAACTAACACCAAACCTTCTCAGGCTTTTCCAAAAGCCAGACGagagaacacttcctaactcattctgtgATGCCAGCATTTCCCAGAAGTAAGGAAAAATATTCACCAATATACtttatgaacatagatgcaaaaatgctcaacaaaaCACTAGGAACCTGACTCCAAGAGCATACCAAACTGATTATATACCATGACCACGTGCCATTTATaccaggaatgcaaggttggctcaacattgttttaaaaaaaatcaaccaatgtAAAATACTGCATTAGCAGAATGAAGGAATAAAAGATACAAGTTCTCAGACtaccctggtggtacagtgaagAAGAACCTacgtgccagtgcaggggacacaggctcagtTCCTGGTGCAGGAGGATCCCACGGGCCACACagcaacgaagcccatgcaccacacctcctgagcccttgctctagagcccatgctgtagagccacgagccacaactactgagctaaTGAGGCCCatgctcctagagcctgtgctccacaataagaaaaAGTCTTCCCACAGAAACAAAGAGCCAGGgcaaccaaaaattttaaaattaataaaataaataatctttagaAGACATGATCTCAATTGGTGCAGAAAAGGATTTTGACGAAAGCCAACacaatttcataatttaaaaaattactcagaAAATTAGGAATAGAAGAGAAATTCTTCAACGTCATAAAAGGAATATATGAGAAATCCATAGCTAACATGACGCTCAACGCACCCTTCGTTGGTGTATGAATTCAGGAGAAAATAACATGCCAATCAAGAgagtatttaaaaagaacaaaacaggctAGTGATTCAACTGAGTGTTGAGAAGTAAGGGAATAATAGCGAGAAGCCCCGGAAAGATGCTGGTGGTGGGGCTGTGAGGAGTGCTGGCCGTCTAGAGTCTACCCACAGGATGGACTCCAGGATACTGGACACCGCCCCTGGGCCTGGACCCCTGCTTCATGGATCCCCCAGGCTCCGACTCCTCAGGAGTTTAACGAGTTGAGTGACCTGTCACGGGATTATGACGCGCATCCTCAGGACCTGCTCCAACAAGGAAGCAGACTCTGCTGGGCCCCCGTGATGCAACAGCACACACCCCAGAGCTGTATATAAGCTCCAACCACCTAAGGACATCACACAGCCTCACCCATCCACTCCCGCACACACTCACACCTCTTCCAgccccatcacctccaccatgGCTGCCTCCAACCTGTCCGTCTACTCCAACGACCTGAGCTATGACTGTCCAGAGAGCTGCTGCGAGCCCCCCAGCTGTGCCCCCAGCTGCTGCGCCCCAGCCCCCCGCCTGACCCTCCTCTGTGCCCCAGTGAGCTGCGAGTCTAGCCCCTGCTGCCAGCCAGCCTGCAGCAGCTCCTGCCCGGCCTCATGCTGCCAGCAGTCTAGCTGCCAGCCCTCCTGCTGCACCTCCTCCCCCTGCCAGCAAGACTGCTGTGAACCCGTCTGCTGCAGGCCTGTCTGCTGCACACCTGTCTGCTGCAGGCCTGTCTGCTGCACACCTGTCTGTTGCACACCTGTGTGCTATCAAGCCTCCCCCTGTTCTACCTCCTCATGTTGCCAGCAGTCCAGCTGCCAGTCCTCCTGCTGCACCTCCTCCCCCTGCCAGCAGGCCTGCTGTGAGCCCGTTTGCTGCACCCCTGTCTGCTGCACCCCTGTCTGCTGCACCCCTGTCTGCTGCAGGCCTGTCTGCTGCACCCCTGTCTGCTGCAGGCCTGTCTGCTGCACACCTGTCTGCTGTGAGGCCTCCCCCTGCTGcagaccctcctcctcctctgtgtccCTCCTCTGCCGCCCCGGGTGCATCCCTGCCTCCTCTTGCCAGCCCAGCTGCTGCCGCCCGGCCTCCTCCGTGTCCCTCCTCTGCCGGCCCGTGTGCCGCCCCGCCTGCTGCGTGCCCACCTCTTCCTGCCAGGCCAGCTGCTGCCGCCCGGCCTCCTCTGTGTCCCTGCTCTGCCGGCCCGCGTGCCCCCGCCCCACCTGCTGCATCCCCGCCTCAGCCCCAGGGCCCTGCTGCTGACCAggcacccccccgcccccgccgcccagGGCTAGCCAGGCACAATAGGGCAACCCCTCACCACCAGCCTCATGACCACCTTCAGGGTTTCTCCAGGAGCTGCTCTGAGCTACTTGGACACCCCCTCGTCCTCTCTACCCAGGAGTAGGGTCCCCTCAAACTCCAGATGACCGTGCCCTTGCCTACTGCCCACTCCTCCTGGGACCCAGTGCTCAGGCCTGGGGACCAGGTTTCACAATCCAGGCCCCAGTGGTCTCACCTCGGAAGCTGCTTGAAAACATAATAAACTTGACTGCATTTAGTGGTGCTTTACTCTCTTCCGGTCATTTCTGGTAGCATTGCCAGCCAGTCTCCACAGAGGCCAGGGCACGTGCACTGCCCAGGTCCTCGCTGCCCTCCTGTCCCTGGCCACACTCCTGGGGGCCGTGCCCCACGCAGGCCTAGCACCCAGGTCCTGTCCTAGAAGCCAGCCGGGCAGGCAGGTCCTCAGCAGCGGCCAGTCGCAGGCAAAGGAACTTCACTGCCCTGGGCATCtcctggccccctgcactggggtgCTGGCAGGACACAGGATTCAGGCCACTAGGTGGAGAGGATGAGGCCTCTGCCTGCAGCGGGAGGACTCGGAGCCTGGGCAAGCGcccctctcagtcacctgagcTTTCCTGCCCCACCTTCCTTCTTCGGCACCTACAACCCCTCTGTCCAGAGTCCTTGCTCTGATCACACGCCCCGAGGGTTTTTCTAATATAAACAATGAGTGAGACtcagcccccatccctcccagctcaGTGCagctgcaccccacccccagagcttCCGCACAGTTCTCCCAGTCCTTTCTCCACCTTGACACCCTCCCCTCTACACTCCCACCCCCCATGTTGCTGACCCTACTCCCAGCCTGGTCACCAAAGGCCCCTTGGCAAAGGTCAGTGTCCCCATAGACCTTGTCCTGTGGACCTATCCCTGCAGAATTTAGCCCTCGACTTGGGGACAGGTCCCTCTGCTCCTCCTTACCCCTCTGTCTCCTGGGCCTTCACCCTGACCTCCGTTCATCTCCTCGCTCCTGCGTCTGGACCTTCTGATGCATCTCGGGGCCTTTCCTGGCTTCCAGGCCACTCATGGCACCTCCAGACACAACCTCACAACCAGGACCTGTGGAAGCCCTTCGTGGACCATCCGAAGCTGAATTAGCACTTTCCCCAACTAGCCTCTACTCACACTCCATCCCAAGGGTGCCGGTCCCCTGCTGGGCCAGCTGgactccgcccccacccccacccactgtCCTGGGCCTGAGCCTGAGGCTCTCCGGCCACATGTTTGAGGTCTGTCCCTGCCTCTCACGACCACCATTTCCCCAGCTCAGGCTGACACACCCTGTGTTTGCTAAATGGCCCTGGGCAGTGGACAGGGCCAGGGTCCCAGCTTCAGGGCCCCTGTGGCTGCCAACAGCCCGTCCTCAGCATGAGGGGCTGTGCTTGGAGGACTCCCAGTGATGCACATTCCTCTACAGAATTTATTCTGGAAAGAAACTATCATTGTCCAGTAAAACATGCCAATtttggagaaaggagaaaggttTACAGGTCTGGGGGAAACTCTGCCTTCCAGGGTCCCTCAAGATATCAGCACAAAGCCCCACCCAGGTgctaaaaataaatcaaactttcaaaacgtttttgactttttaagaatcaataaaaattgttttaatttaaaaaaaacgagacttgcctggcagtctagTTGATAGGGACAGAATGAAGGGACAaaataggtgattaaatagtAAATCCCACTAGGAGATTGTAAGTGAAAAATATGAGAGACACCTGTTAGTTAATGATTACTCGAGAAAGCAGGTTTACTTAACCATAAAACCAAaaaggcttgcttagcaacaaaattaTGCAACAGGAGTACAAGACATGTCCCAAACCAACAAAACAGTGGCGACgtgagacccacatcctgccgAATGAGCTCAGTCGGCTGTAAGTCGGCTGTTCcgagtgctgagtcacttcagctgtgtccagttctttacgaccctatagaccatagcccaccagttttctctgtccatgggatttctctaggcaagaatattagagtgggttgccatttcctccttcaggagatcttcccaacccagggatcaaaaccatgagCACCATCAATTGGTAACCCCCAAAACATGTTCTTTGGCTTTTAAGACACACTCTTTGCACAATAtccccaaaacataaaaacaatagTAGAAAATAGGGCTTCCACCCTGCCCAGTGGTGTCATCAAGTCAATGACCCCCAAACAGCTCCGTGCACACAGAAAACAATCACTTATGGGAAGGCGACTTTGCAAAATGAAAGACATTCATTGGACTGAAAATTTCCTGAATTGTTATGACAGTCCTGGCCTGACCATCTAGGGAGGGACAGGTAAACTCCCCTGCCCCAGAGGAAATGATGATGGAAACATGACGTCTTCTCGAGAAAGAGAAgttctcctctcttccccacttttcctttgatgaGAAAACTGTGTCCACTGAGTTCTCAGGGCGTGGCATTTCTCACCCACCTGCTAGTAAGCCTCATGGTGTCCTGTTctaataagtgaaagtgttagttgctcaggcgtgtgtctttgtgaccccgtggactgtagccaccgggctactctgtccatgggattctccaggcaagaatactggagtgagttgacgttcgcttctccaggggatcttcctgacccaggaatcaaacccaggtcttctgtactgcaggtggatcctttaccatctgagccaccagagaagcctattcTAATAAACCACTTCTTATCTACCACTTTGCTCTCACTGAATGCTTCTCTGCCCTGACACATAAAGGACTATGATACTGGAGCCTTTCAGAGGCCCCCTGAAATGACACCAATCGGTTTCACAGTGACTAAGACCTCGTGCTTCTAaagcaggaggcttgggttcaattcctggttgggg
The DNA window shown above is from Bos indicus isolate NIAB-ARS_2022 breed Sahiwal x Tharparkar chromosome 1, NIAB-ARS_B.indTharparkar_mat_pri_1.0, whole genome shotgun sequence and carries:
- the LOC109563339 gene encoding keratin-associated protein 10-8-like; translated protein: MAASNLSVYSNDLSYDCPESCCEPPSCAPSCCAPAPRLTLLCAPVSCESSPCCQPACSSSCPASCCQQSSCQPSCCTSSPCQQDCCEPVCCRPVCCTPVCCRPVCCTPVCCTPVCYQASPCSTSSCCQQSSCQSSCCTSSPCQQACCEPVCCTPVCCTPVCCTPVCCRPASPCCRPSSSSVSLLCRPGCIPASSCQPSCCRPASSVSLLCRPVCRPACCVPTSSCQASCCRPASSVSLLCRPACPRPTCCIPASAPGPCC